The Lutibacter sp. Hel_I_33_5 genome has a window encoding:
- a CDS encoding DUF2007 domain-containing protein — MSKYIKVFTNSNIIVNRLKDLLEDTKIVSIVKDKVHSAVLGGFGSLPDSVELYILNEDLEKATPIIENYRKEITE; from the coding sequence ATGAGCAAGTACATTAAAGTATTTACGAACAGTAACATTATTGTTAACAGGTTAAAAGATCTTTTAGAAGATACTAAAATAGTAAGCATTGTAAAAGACAAAGTGCATTCTGCTGTTTTAGGTGGTTTTGGTAGCTTACCAGACAGTGTTGAATTATATATTTTAAATGAAGATTTAGAAAAAGCAACACCAATAATAGAAAATTATAGGAAAGAAATTACTGAATAA
- a CDS encoding SsrA-binding protein codes for MKKQLYKTIAKLNKAILPSFTKKRLDVTKASKFQLAIIGWRAFITKKSLD; via the coding sequence ATGAAAAAACAACTTTATAAAACTATTGCCAAACTTAATAAAGCAATTTTACCTTCTTTTACAAAAAAAAGATTGGACGTAACTAAAGCTTCCAAATTTCAATTAGCTATTATTGGTTGGAGAGCTTTTATCACTAAAAAGTCGTTAGATTAA
- a CDS encoding calcium/sodium antiporter, producing the protein MSVVYILLGLVLLVFGGDFLVKASVGLSFKLSISKMVIGMTVVSFATSAPELLVSLQAALDGLPAIAINNVIGSNIANIGLVLGITALIGPIVVSKDFYKLNWPAMMFFSLLIYSFLKNDSLLSQNEGFILVSVLILFLVYLIKTAKNTAANDEVDDALAEVGYAKISLWLLLGGLALYFGSKWLVEGATELAEKVGVSEGVISITMIAIGTSVPELSASVIAALKGEKAISLGNLIGSNIFNIASVLGLTAIIKEIPVTEPQILTNDIFWMLGFTAIILPLVFVPKKFVFSRYKGGLLFLGYLTFIYLVLS; encoded by the coding sequence ATGAGTGTTGTTTATATACTTTTAGGATTGGTATTATTGGTTTTTGGAGGTGATTTCTTAGTAAAAGCTTCTGTAGGTTTATCCTTTAAATTAAGTATTTCTAAAATGGTAATAGGTATGACGGTTGTTTCTTTTGCAACGTCAGCACCCGAGTTATTGGTGAGTTTACAAGCTGCTTTAGATGGTTTGCCTGCAATTGCAATAAATAATGTTATTGGCTCTAATATTGCCAATATTGGATTAGTTTTGGGTATAACCGCTTTAATTGGACCAATTGTTGTGAGTAAAGATTTTTATAAACTAAACTGGCCAGCAATGATGTTTTTTTCATTGCTTATTTATAGTTTTTTGAAAAACGATTCTCTTTTATCTCAAAATGAAGGCTTCATACTTGTTTCTGTTTTAATTCTTTTTTTAGTTTATTTAATAAAAACAGCTAAAAATACAGCTGCAAATGATGAAGTTGATGATGCACTTGCTGAGGTTGGTTATGCAAAAATTAGCCTTTGGTTATTATTAGGAGGTTTAGCTTTGTATTTTGGGTCTAAATGGTTAGTAGAAGGCGCAACAGAATTGGCAGAAAAAGTAGGTGTTAGTGAAGGAGTTATTTCGATAACTATGATTGCTATTGGAACCAGTGTTCCCGAATTATCGGCATCAGTCATTGCAGCCTTAAAAGGGGAGAAAGCAATTTCTTTAGGTAATTTAATTGGATCTAATATTTTTAATATTGCTTCTGTTTTAGGATTAACAGCAATTATTAAAGAAATTCCAGTTACAGAACCTCAAATATTGACGAATGATATTTTTTGGATGTTAGGATTTACGGCAATTATTTTACCGTTAGTATTTGTACCAAAGAAATTTGTGTTTAGTAGATATAAAGGAGGACTTCTATTTTTAGGATATCTTACCTTTATATATTTAGTTCTTAGCTAA
- a CDS encoding thioredoxin fold domain-containing protein, whose protein sequence is MKRVLFLILVIGITFSGFSQDDVVAEEIHLNWKDSFKDALKASKKEKKPVLIYFTGSDWCGPCKMLDKRLFHTQKFKDLADENFIIYEADNPRNKDLVTPEKLDVNFDLIRKYKVRSYPTLVFTNHKGKMIAYKKGLILTEYYYPFFQSVIENY, encoded by the coding sequence ATGAAAAGAGTTTTATTTTTAATACTTGTAATAGGAATTACTTTTTCTGGTTTTTCTCAAGATGATGTCGTAGCAGAAGAAATTCATTTAAACTGGAAAGATTCATTTAAAGACGCTTTAAAAGCTTCAAAAAAAGAAAAGAAACCTGTCTTAATTTATTTTACAGGATCAGACTGGTGTGGGCCATGTAAAATGTTAGATAAAAGATTATTTCACACGCAAAAATTTAAAGATTTAGCGGATGAAAACTTTATTATTTATGAAGCCGACAATCCTAGAAACAAGGATTTAGTGACTCCAGAAAAGTTAGATGTAAATTTTGATTTAATTAGGAAATACAAAGTTAGATCGTATCCTACATTAGTTTTCACTAATCATAAAGGAAAAATGATTGCCTATAAAAAAGGGTTGATTTTAACTGAATATTACTATCCATTTTTTCAATCTGTAATAGAAAATTACTAA
- the lpxK gene encoding tetraacyldisaccharide 4'-kinase → MKLLRFILFPFAILYDLITSIRNYFYDTKIFKSTTFKTPIIAVGNLNVGGTGKTPQIEYLIRLLQDTFNIAILSRGYKRKTNGFVLVDNNHTADDVGDEPLQYFKKFTKCTVAVDEDRVNGINQLLTKKLDVILLDDAFQHRKVTADCYILLTKYDDLYTDDFLLPTGNLRESKRGAQRATIIIVTKCPENLSETKQQEIIKKLKPISQQKIYFTTISYADKSIGKENINNTTLHEYETVLVTGIANPKPMLRHLSGLNVKFTHLEYPDHYSFKNKDIAEIETAFKSIKSSKKIILTTEKDFMRISNKIDNLYYLPIETKFLNKNTSKFNTHILNYLKK, encoded by the coding sequence ATGAAGCTACTTCGTTTTATATTATTCCCTTTTGCTATTCTGTATGATTTAATTACAAGTATCCGTAATTACTTTTACGACACTAAAATTTTTAAATCAACAACGTTTAAAACACCTATCATAGCTGTTGGAAATTTAAATGTAGGCGGAACTGGTAAAACGCCTCAAATAGAATATTTAATCCGTTTATTACAAGATACTTTTAATATAGCGATTTTAAGCAGGGGCTATAAACGTAAAACCAACGGTTTTGTATTAGTAGATAATAATCACACTGCAGATGATGTTGGTGATGAGCCTTTGCAATATTTTAAAAAATTCACTAAATGCACTGTTGCAGTTGATGAAGACAGGGTGAACGGAATCAATCAATTACTTACAAAAAAACTTGATGTAATTCTTTTAGATGATGCTTTTCAACATAGAAAAGTAACTGCAGATTGTTATATTTTATTGACAAAATATGATGATTTATATACTGATGATTTTTTATTGCCTACTGGAAATTTAAGAGAAAGTAAAAGAGGCGCACAAAGAGCAACTATTATTATTGTTACAAAATGTCCTGAAAACCTTTCTGAAACGAAACAGCAAGAAATTATAAAGAAATTAAAACCTATTTCACAACAAAAAATTTACTTTACAACTATTTCTTATGCTGATAAAAGTATCGGAAAAGAAAATATTAATAATACCACCTTACATGAATATGAAACTGTTTTAGTAACAGGAATTGCGAATCCCAAACCTATGTTAAGACATCTAAGCGGTTTAAATGTAAAGTTCACCCATTTAGAATATCCAGATCATTATAGCTTTAAAAACAAAGATATTGCAGAAATTGAAACTGCTTTTAAATCAATAAAATCGTCTAAAAAAATAATTCTAACTACAGAAAAAGATTTTATGAGGATTTCTAACAAAATTGATAACTTATATTATTTACCTATTGAAACAAAATTTTTAAATAAGAATACCAGTAAATTTAACACTCACATACTCAATTATCTAAAAAAATAA
- a CDS encoding Nif3-like dinuclear metal center hexameric protein: MTIKEVADYIEKLAPLSYTEDFDNVGLLVGNYATKVTGVLVTLDTLEQTVDEAIANNCNLIVSFHPIIFSGLKKLNGTNYVERVVLKAIKHDIAIYATHTALDNSDKGVSAKMCEVLGLEYTQVLLPKKGIIKKLAAYVPTEKATELRDALFNAGAGNIGNYSNCSFNSEGKGTYKGNENSNPSIGEKGVLSIENETRITAVFESYLESKVLKALFTNHPYEEVAYEIVTLDNINQNIGMGMIGTLPNEMDEKSFLSFIKKTFKTDCVRYSEFTDKKIKKVAVLGGSGSFAINAAINSKADAYISADFKYHDFFKAEKQILLADIGHYESEQFTKDLLFEYLTKKITNFAVVLSERSTNPIYYL; the protein is encoded by the coding sequence ATGACAATAAAAGAAGTTGCAGATTATATAGAAAAGTTAGCACCACTTTCTTATACGGAAGATTTTGACAATGTTGGATTGTTGGTGGGTAACTATGCTACAAAAGTTACAGGTGTTCTGGTAACATTAGATACGTTAGAACAAACTGTAGATGAGGCAATCGCTAATAATTGTAATTTAATTGTTAGTTTTCATCCTATTATTTTTAGCGGATTAAAAAAGTTGAACGGAACTAATTATGTAGAACGCGTTGTGTTAAAAGCGATAAAACATGATATTGCTATTTATGCGACACATACGGCGTTAGATAATTCTGATAAAGGAGTTTCTGCAAAAATGTGTGAAGTTTTGGGCTTAGAGTATACGCAGGTGTTATTGCCAAAAAAAGGAATCATAAAAAAGTTAGCTGCTTATGTGCCTACAGAAAAAGCTACTGAGTTAAGGGATGCATTATTTAATGCAGGTGCAGGAAATATTGGTAACTATAGTAACTGTAGTTTTAATTCGGAAGGAAAAGGAACGTATAAAGGGAATGAAAATTCGAACCCTTCTATTGGAGAAAAAGGGGTTTTATCTATTGAAAATGAAACACGTATCACCGCAGTTTTTGAAAGTTATTTAGAATCTAAAGTTTTAAAAGCATTGTTTACAAATCATCCGTATGAAGAAGTTGCGTATGAAATTGTTACCCTAGATAATATCAATCAAAATATTGGTATGGGAATGATAGGAACGCTTCCAAATGAAATGGATGAAAAATCATTTTTAAGTTTTATTAAAAAAACTTTTAAAACTGATTGCGTTCGATATTCAGAATTTACAGATAAAAAGATAAAAAAAGTTGCTGTTCTGGGAGGTTCAGGAAGTTTTGCAATTAATGCTGCAATCAATTCAAAAGCAGACGCCTACATAAGTGCAGATTTTAAATATCACGACTTTTTTAAGGCAGAAAAGCAGATTTTATTGGCAGATATTGGTCATTATGAAAGCGAACAGTTTACAAAAGACCTTTTGTTTGAGTATCTTACAAAAAAAATTACTAATTTTGCAGTCGTTTTATCAGAAAGAAGTACAAATCCAATTTATTATTTATAA